Proteins encoded together in one Streptomyces sp. B1I3 window:
- a CDS encoding aldehyde dehydrogenase family protein produces MSAPHSSVPRPAAPHDAVLETVHIDGTWRPALSGATREILDPADATVLARVAEGGAEDADAAIAAARRAFDDGPWPHRPVAERAGLLRRVADLLQRDREEIAITESRDTGKTLEEGRVDVDDVTNAFRYFADLVMNESGGRVVDAGDPDVHSIVVHEPVGVCALIAPWNYPLLQASWKIAPALAAGNTFVLKPSEVTPLSTVHLMRLLAEAGLPDGAANLVTGAGDPVGARLSAHPDVDLVSFTGGLASGTKVAQAAAPTVKKVALELGGKNPNVVFADACATEDGFDTAVDQALNAAFFHSGQVCSAGARLIIEESVRDRFVTELARRADAIRLGRGTVDGVECGPLVSAQQLAKVEAYVASAREEGAVVRSGGSRPEPSDIRPASGYFYRPTVLDGCHREMKVVREETFGPILTVETFRSEEEAVTLANDTDYGLAGAVWTTDAGRARRVAGRLRHGTVWINDYHPYLPQAEWGGFGKSGTGRELGPTGLAEYRESKHIYQNLNPRPQRWFAG; encoded by the coding sequence ATGTCGGCTCCCCACTCGTCGGTTCCCCGCCCGGCAGCCCCGCACGACGCGGTGCTGGAGACCGTGCACATCGACGGCACCTGGCGCCCCGCCCTCTCCGGCGCGACGCGCGAGATCCTCGACCCCGCCGACGCCACCGTGCTCGCACGCGTCGCCGAAGGCGGTGCCGAGGACGCCGACGCGGCGATCGCGGCGGCCCGCCGCGCCTTCGACGACGGCCCCTGGCCGCACAGGCCCGTCGCCGAGCGCGCCGGGCTCCTGCGCCGGGTCGCCGACCTGCTCCAGCGGGACCGCGAGGAGATCGCGATCACCGAGAGCCGCGACACCGGCAAGACCCTGGAGGAGGGCCGCGTCGACGTCGACGACGTGACCAACGCCTTCCGCTACTTCGCCGACCTGGTGATGAACGAGAGCGGCGGCCGGGTCGTCGACGCGGGCGATCCCGATGTGCACAGCATCGTCGTCCACGAGCCGGTCGGCGTCTGTGCCCTCATAGCCCCGTGGAACTACCCGTTGCTCCAGGCGAGCTGGAAGATCGCCCCCGCGCTCGCGGCGGGCAACACCTTCGTGCTCAAGCCCAGCGAGGTCACCCCGCTCTCCACCGTGCACCTGATGCGGCTGCTCGCCGAGGCGGGGCTGCCCGACGGCGCCGCCAACCTCGTCACCGGCGCGGGCGACCCCGTCGGTGCCCGCCTCTCCGCGCACCCCGACGTCGACCTGGTCTCCTTCACCGGCGGCCTGGCCAGCGGCACCAAGGTGGCCCAGGCCGCCGCGCCCACCGTCAAGAAGGTCGCCCTGGAACTCGGCGGCAAGAACCCCAACGTCGTCTTCGCCGACGCGTGCGCCACCGAGGACGGCTTCGACACCGCCGTCGACCAGGCCCTGAACGCCGCGTTCTTCCACAGCGGCCAGGTCTGTTCCGCCGGAGCCCGGCTCATCATCGAGGAGTCCGTCCGCGACCGGTTCGTCACCGAACTCGCCCGCCGCGCCGACGCGATCCGGCTCGGCCGGGGCACCGTCGACGGAGTCGAGTGCGGCCCCCTCGTCTCCGCCCAGCAGCTCGCCAAGGTCGAGGCGTACGTGGCGTCGGCCCGCGAGGAGGGCGCGGTCGTCCGCTCCGGCGGCTCCCGCCCGGAGCCCTCGGACATCCGGCCCGCGAGCGGCTACTTCTACCGGCCGACCGTCCTCGACGGCTGCCACCGGGAGATGAAGGTGGTCCGTGAGGAGACCTTCGGCCCGATCCTCACCGTCGAGACCTTCCGCAGCGAGGAAGAAGCCGTCACCCTGGCCAACGACACCGACTACGGGCTCGCGGGCGCCGTCTGGACCACGGACGCGGGCCGCGCCCGGCGCGTCGCCGGACGGCTGCGGCACGGCACCGTCTGGATCAACGACTACCACCCCTACCTCCCGCAGGCCGAGTGGGGCGGCTTCGGGAAGTCCGGCACCGGCCGTGAGCTCGGCCCCACCGGGCTCGCGGAGTACCGCGAGTCCAAGCACATCTACCAGAACCTCAACCCGCGCCCCCAGCGCTGGTTCGCCGGCTGA